The genomic segment TACGTTGTAGTCGTTAGAACCCCTAACGCCGTTCGTTAGCAGTTGCACATCACCTTTCGAATATTTGGCACTTGCTGCAACTTTTGAAGTAATTTTCTTTTCAAAAGCAAGGTTATCTTTGGTGTATATGCGTAAAAAACGCATAGTCATATCGTAATATTTCTTTGGAGTAAGACGCGATTCGTTGAGATTTCTGACATTATTATTTTTACAAGTATTGTAGAAATCATCGAGCACAGCAAGCATTTCTTCCTTAATAATATAATCTTTGTTCTTTTTGTTGTACCAACCCCTTTTGCCTAACAAATGCTTTTTGCCAATTTCCATAACTGTGTACTGAATGGGCAGTCGAGCCACTTTAACACGTTGATAAACATACGGATTGTTTTTTACCGCTTTTTCGGCTTTATCGAAAAGTTTGTTGTAATATTTCAGATTTTTTTCTGAATAAATCGTGTTTTCGTGCGACGTTGGATGCTCATATATATTGAGTTTATCGCCTGATTTCAGAAGTTCTTTTTCTAAAGTATTAACGTATTCTAATATATATTTTGACGCATCGCCGAAGTATTTCTCAATAAAAACTTGCTTTGTCGAATCGAAATTAATATCAGGATTCCACAAGAGACGAGCTATCAAGTAACTTTTAAGTTCTGACATTTCGTGACCAATAAGCGTGTTAGTCTGCTGAAAATGAGATTTTACATTGTATTCGTTGAAAAATTTAATGTTAGGTTGTAAAACATGCAAATTGGGGAAAGGATAAGAAAAGTGAGCAAAATCGACTGTGTAATCCCAAATCATTATATTATCGGTTAGCGCCGACCATTGCTTTATATCTTCGACAAAACTTGCACTTGAAGGGTCTTCGGCAATAGGCATACTCCTATTTAATTCAATAGTACACAAAACGATTTGAACGTTTTTTGCAGGTTTTGTGTATTTTGGAGCTTTGCGAGTGTAGCTGTACGCCAATGTTGAGATTATTTTATCGGGAAATTCTGCAGCAATATTGTTGACAAACTGCAAGAGCAAACCCGAAGGACTACCTTCTTTTTCAATAGTTCGAGTGCATTTTTCACACTTACAATAAGAGTCGTTGTCGTTTTGGCTCACCGACCAATATTTACGGTCGGGTTGCTTAAACATTTCATGTTTCAATTTGGTTATTGCTCTGTTCAATACTTCCGGATTTGATAAACATAATTGAGTTGGAAAATGTTTGTCGTTGTAGTATGCGTACAAGTCGGGATATAATTTATAATACTTTTCCCATGGTATAAGATTGTTGAACGTATGAACGTAGTAGTTGTTCCCAAACACTTCGTAAACATTATCCAAACGCATCCAATTTTTGTACTTTTCGTTGTCGACAAAGCTACCGTTTACGTTTCTGAAAACATTGTAGGGTTTGTCATTCAAATTAATATTTTCGGGAATAACAATTTCTTTAAGTTCGGCAACAATTTCCACATCGGGAGCTAATACGTAAGAGTTTAAATATTTTTCAATAAATTCAATAACTCCGTACAGAGTTCCTTTGTCGGTTCCACCAACAAAAAACAAGTTGTTGTTATCGGCAAATATCTGAAACTCATCTTCTTGATAACTATCCTTTGTTTTATTTTTGGTTTTGCTGAGCAATAAAGTATTGCCAATGCTAATCACGTTTTGGTTCTGTTGTTCAGTTTCTTTTAAGCTAGGAACAACCACGCCTGTCGATTTAAAGATATACTCTTGCAGGTACTCAGCCGCAGTAATATCCGACTGACTAGCCGATTGGGAAACAATAATAACGTAATCGGACTTGTTATCTTTAACAATAGCCAAATTTTGAGCAAACGAGCTAATACCAAATAGCCAAAGTGCAATTATAGAAGCAATCTTAAAAACATTAATGTTCATAATGGATTATTAAAACAGTTTTGAAGGATAAATTTTGTTATCGACAAGTTCTCTAATCTTGTTTACAACCGTGGGTTTATCTTCTTTATAAGTAACTCCAAACCATTTTGCATCGGAAGTTAGAACCTTTACAGATGCTTTATTGCTTTTGATAAGCAAATCAATTGCACTTGGGATATAAAATTCCGATTTTGGCGTATTTATGTTTTTGTCTAAAAAGTCGATGAAAAGCGGTTGAGTGAGTTCGAAATACAAGGGAGTAAATCCCCAAAAGTTCATCGAAACTTTTGAGTTGGAATCAAGAGCAACCATGTTTCCATTTTCATCGATATAGCCTATTGTTCCGTTGTAGTTTTTAATATTTGTTCTTTCGGTAACGGAAATAAGTGTGTCGTCGCTACTAGTGTTACAAACTCCACGTGATACTACGCCATTTTCCGACAAAGTATTACCAACCTGGTATGCAACCATCGAGAACATATTTTGTTGAGATTCGCTTAAATTGGACAAGAAATCGCTCATAACCTTGAACGCTTCAAAACCATAGAAGTCGTCGCCATTGATAACTGTAAACGGTTCATTAACAATGTTTTTAACGCACAATAAAGCATGTCCTGTTCCCCATGGCTTTTCTCTTTCGGCAGGCAGAACGTAGCCTTCGGGCAAATAGTCGAGTTCTTGGAAAACATAATCGACATTGATGTGTTTTCTTACCTTATCGATGATGATTTCATTAAATTCTTTTTCAAAATGTTTTCTGATAATAAAAACAATTTTGCCATATCCGCTTCTGATGGCATCAAAAATAGAATAATCGATAATTGTTTCGCCGTTTGGACCAAAAGCATCTATTTGTTTTAATCCGCCAAATCTGCTTCCCATTCCGGCTGCCAAAATTACTAAAGTAGGTTTCATATTTTTATAATTTAATTCGTTTTATGATACGTTAAAAATTGCGTTCATTGTATTGGCATAAGCTCCCATGAGAGTAGTATTTTCGCCAATTTCTGATGCAACAATATTTGCATCTCTTTTTATTTTTTGTAGCGCATATTTATTAATACTGTGCTGTATGGGATCAGTGATGAAGTTTCCGGCAACAGCCAAATCGCCGCCAATGATAATCATTTCGGGATTGAAAAGATGTATCAGGGTTGTTATACCTTGTCCTAAACGTTCGCCTATTTCAGCCAATTTTTGTATAGAAAAGAAATCTCCTTTTTGGGCTGCTTTAGTAACAGTATTTGCATCTATCGACGAAAAATCGTCATTAACCATGTTTCTAATAATACTATCCGAACCTTTTGAAAGGTCGTTTATTATATTCTCAATCAACACTCTACCAGATGCAACTGTTTCGAGGCAACCAATTTTGCCACAACTACAAAGTTTACCGTCGGGTTGAACCTGAATATGCCCGAATTCGCCGGTATATCCTGATGTTCCATGATACAGTTTACCGTTGACAATAATTCCTAAGCCTACTCCCGACCCTACTGTAAGATACAGAACATTTTTTTTACCATTTGCTTTGCCAAAATATAACTCGCTTAAAGTCATGGCTTTAGTATCGTTAATAACGAAAGCAGGGATATTCAGCAGGTCTTTAAAAATCACGTGAGCCGGCTCGTCTTCTTTCAGGTAAGTGTAGCTCATTCCGGTTTTTATATTTATTAGTCCCGGAATTGCAATACCTGCTCCAACTATTTTATCTGTATCTATTTTCGAGTCTGATAAATATTTGTTTACTTCAACCTTTATAAAAGATAGTATATCGTTGGTAGTTTCAAAACCTTCGTTAATTGTTTTTACTTCAATTTTAGGATTGCAAACAAAATCGTACAGACATATCTTGGTATAGTATCTGCTTATGTCCAATGCTAAGATGTATTTAGCCTCGGGATTAAGCCCGTAGTAGTTCGGACGCCTTCCCCCTTTTGAGACTCCTTCGCCCAAATTAATAACTAAGTTGTCTTCGTCAATTAAAGATTCAACTGCTCTGGTAATTGTGGGAGTACTGTGCTCCAAATTGCCACTTAAATCGGGGATAGATTGACTACCGTTTTTATACAAAAAACGAAGTATTTCTAATTTTAGCTGCCTTTTTCGTTCGTGAACAAATTTTTTATTGGCATCTTGCGGAAGTAATATTGTTGTATACATGGTAAAATGTTAATAAAATGTTGTAGTTTTTTTACAAAAATATAAAAAGATAATAAACCTAAACAAATTTTTACCAATGTTTTTACAAATATATTAATTTCGGAGCAAATTTCAATTTTTTAATTGATGAGTTTTAATAAAAAAAATATTAGCACATTAGTTTTTTTGGCTTTTACTTTCCTTATTTCATTTGGTTGTTACGAAGTTAAGGGACAATACGCTAATAAAAACATTATGGGCATTTCGTTGGGTGTTGGGGTCAATAGGTTAAAACTTGTTGAAAGTGGCAATATTCATATTCCTAATTCCGATAGTATTAAAAAATTTGATCCTGCAATAGTTATTGCAGCCGGTGCCACATACGAAATACCTATTGTTTTTTTGAACGACAGATTTAGTGTTTTTAATGAGTTGTCGTTCAGTAATTTTAAAACTTCATACAATAAAAAATTCTCTAACGATATTGGCAACAACCGAATTGAACACATTTCCGAAGATATTAATATCACCTTAAATTCAATAACATTGAGTAATGTTGTAAAATATTCGTTTACGGATAAGGAGTTTAAACCCTTTATCGGTATTGGCATATACAATACTTTTATTATTCCTTCGGTAAACAAATATGAAATAAATAAAACTATTGTCAGCGACACAACTCTGTACACTTCGTACACTACAGAAGCTATTCCAAGAATTACTGTACATGGTTTTATGATGCTCGTTTCGGCAGGTATTAATTACAAAAATTTTGGATTTGAACTCAGATTTGACCCCGGATTTAATTATTCCAACAAATTTCAGTTCCATGCTTATGCAAGTGCAATATATGGTATTGTAAACATTCGTTTTTTCAGACCATAAAAACAATTAGCATAAAAAAACGAAAATAATCTTTGATATAACAAAAAAATATTACTTTTGCAAAATCAAATTTGGCTTCGTAGCTCAACTGAATAGAGCATCTGACTACGGATCAGAAGGTTGCAGGTTTGAATCCTGCCGAAGTCACTTCTTAAGTTAGCTGTTAGCCGTTGGCTTTTAGCCATTAGCAATTGTGGACGGTGACGAGTGACGGGTGATGAGTGATGAGTGAATGAAGCGTTACACTGACTAATAATAACCGTTTCTTATTTCCAATTTTTAATTTCTAGTCCTAGAAACCACGTAACTCGTAACTCGTAACTCGTAACCCGTAACACGAAACACCCACCACCAATCACTATTTTTACCCCCATTTTGTATTTTCGCAAAAAAAAGTAAATTTGCAGGCACTTATGTTTGATATCTTAATGCTAAACTTATATGTATTTTCTACATCCTAACATATTGTATGGTCTCTTTTTGATAGCAATACCTATCATTATTCACTTTTTTAATTTCAGGAGATACAAAAAGATTTATTTCAGCAATGTAGAGATAATCAAGAAGTTAGATAAAAAGACCGAAAAGAGAAGGAAGTTAAAACAAATACTTATTTTAATTTCTCGAATATTAGCCATTTCGTTTTTTGTTTTTGCATTTGCACGACCTGTTTTTAAAAATCATGATGCAGAAAAAATTGCCGAATCTCGAAAGGCTATTACTTTGTTTATCGACAATTCGTACAGCATGGATGCCAATAGCGGTAATATTTCGCTACTTACAGTTGCTAAACAATACAGCAAACAAATAATTGATGCCTACAATACCGACGATATTTTTCAGGTTCTAACCTGCGATTTTGAAAGTAAACATCAAAGATATTACAACAAGGAAGAAATAAATTTGCTGATAAACGATATTAATTTTACTTCCAAAAGAAAAACCATATCGGAAGTATATCAACGCATAAAAAGCATTCAGCAACAAAACAAAGTGAATAATGTAACCCTTTACGTTATTTCTGACTTTCAAAAAAATGCTTTCGATTTTGAAAATCTGCCCCCCGACTCTACTATGAGTGTGTATTTTATTCCTGTTAAGTCAACTTCTAAAAACAATTTGCATGTCGATTCAGTTTGGTTCGAAACTCCTTTTATTCAAGCAAATACAACATTAAAATTAAATGTTCTACTTACTAATAGTTCCGACCAAAAAATTGAGAAAATACCATTAAGACTGTACATTAACGGTCAACAAAAATCTATTTCAAGTATTGATATAAATCCTGAAGAAAAAAAGGTTGTTGAAGTTCCATTCTCAACAGGTAATAATAGCTTGATATACGGACATTTTGAAATAGACGATTACCCCATAACTTTCGACGACAAGTTGTATTTTGCTTGTAGACTTAACCCCACAACTAATTTATTGGTAATTAATGATTTAAATGCAAATGTTTTTCTAAACAAGCTATATGCAAACGACTCGTTAATCAATTACGAAGTTCAGAATATAAAATCGCTAAATTACACAAATCTGAATAAGCATAACACAATAATACTCAATGAATTATCTACTTTAACATCGGGTTTTATAAATGAAATAGCAAAATATGTTGAACATGGTGGAAATTTGGTTATTTTGCCAAGTGCTAAATCTAATCCCGAAATCTATAAAAATTTGACAACATCTTTAAAAACAGCAAATTATTCGAGTTTAGACACAACCAAAATTGCAATTTCTTCATTGCAAAGCAGTTCACCACTTTTCCAAAATGTGTTTCAAAAAGACGTGCAATCGCAATCCGACTTGGGTTCTGTGAGTAAATATTTTAATTTTAGCAATATCCCCTATTCTGCGTTGGAAATCATGCAATTGACGAATCAAAAACCGTTTTTGTTGGCTCAAAAATCGGGCGACGGCTATGTTTATCTTTTCGCAACTGCAATGAACACAAACCACACCGATTTTGTCGGCAATCCTTTGTTTGTTCCGACATTCTACAATATTGCTATTAACACTCCGGCATCGTATAATTTGTACTACACAATTGGAAACACACAAGTTTGCGATGTTAAAACTGAAGTTCCTATAACCGAAAAAAATATTGAACTTAAGGCAATAAACAAAAATATAGTCAGCAAACCCGACGTTGTTAAGGTAGGCAATATTGCCAAAATAAGTATAAACAACGATATTATTGATGCCGACAACTATTATTTATTACAAAACAACGAAGCAATTGCAACGCTAGCTTTTAACTACAACCGTTTGGAAAGCGATTTGAAAACGTTTAGCAAAACCGAAATAAACGATAATGTGAAAAAACTATCGTTTTCCGACAAAGATGTTTTATACGAAAAAGAAATTAACATAAAAGATGTTATAATTTCGAGAGAAAAAGGCAACGAAGTCTGGAAAATTTGTATAATTATGGCTTTGGCAATGTTGTTGATAGAAATATTATTAATCAGATTACTTAAATAAAAAGATATAACTATATATGAGTTTTGACGATTTAGATGATACATTTGAAACCTTTGATGAGCAGGACGACAGTAACGAAATGTTAGAATCTGACGATGGCAAATCTGCAGGCAATTCCGATGAGTTTGTTCAAACGACCTATTTGTCGGGAATGTATAAGAATTGGTTTTTAGATTATGCTAGTTACGTTATTTTAGAGAGAGCTGTCCCCGAAATGCCCGACGGATTGAAGTCGGTGCAAAGGCGTATACTGCACAGCATGTACGAGCTTGAAGACGGCAGATACAACAAGGTTGCGAATATTATCGGTAACACAATGAAGTATCACCCGCACGGAGATGCTTCTATTGGTGATGCTTTGGTTCAGCTCGGACAAAAGGACTTGCTAGTAGACACTCAGGGTAACTGGGGAAATATTTTAACAGGCGATTCGGCTGCTGCCCCTAGATATATTGAAGCTCGTTTATCGAAATTGGTTTTGGATATTGCTTTCAACCCGAAGATTACCGAATGGAAACCAAGCTACGACGGCAGAAACGACGAACCTGTGCACCTACCTATAAAATTTCCGGTTCTTTTAGCTCAAGGAGCCGAAGGTATTGCAGTTGGTTTGGCTTCAAAAATACTTCCGCACAATTTTAATGAACTTATTGATGCTTCTGTTGCGTTTTTGCAAAACAAACCTTTCGTACTGTATCCCGATTTTCCAACCGGAGGTATGGCAGATGTATCTAAGTACAACGACGGTCTGCGTGGCGGTAGAGTCAGAATCAGGTCGAAAATAAATCAAATTGATAAAAGAACTTTGTCTATAACCGAAATACCTTTCGGAATAACCACTTCATCGCTTATAGACAGTATTATAAGTGCCAACGATAAAGGAAAAATTAAGATTAGGAAAATAGACGACAATACTGCTCAAAATGTTGAAATAATAATCCACCTGCCTGCGGGTGTGTCTCCCGACCAAACCATAGATGCTCTGTATGCTTTTACTTATTGCGAACGCTCGGAATCGCCGAATGCTTGTGTTATTTTAGATAAAAAACCACAGTTTATCGGTGTTTCGGATTTGCTTAAGTACTTTACTCTTAATACCAAAAAACTTTTGGAAATTGAGTTGGGAATTAGAGCAAAAGAATTGATGGAAAGCATTTTATACAATTCTTTGGAGAAAATATTTATTGAGAATAGAATTTATCATCAAATTGAAGAATGCGAAACCTGGGAATCGGTTTTGCAAACCATTGACGAAGGTCTTGAACCATATAAAAGTCAGTTCTATCGCGAAATAACCGAAGATGACCTTGTAAAACTTACGGAAATAAAAATCAAACGAATTTCGAAATATAATTCCTTTAAAGCCGACGAAATTACCAAAAAATACGCCGACGAACTCAAACAAGTTCAGTACGACATTAGCAACATAACTGACTATACAATAAGTTATTACAAAAAAATAAAAGAAAAATACGGCAAAGGCAGAGAGCGTAAAACTGAACTAAGAAGTTTCGACACTATTGAAGCTACAACGGTTGCGGCTGCCAACGAAAAGCTATACGTAAACCGCGAAGAAGGATTTATTGGAACCGGTATCAAAAAAGACGAGTACGTGTGCGAATGTTCTAGCATTGACGATATTATTGTTTTTCACGAAGAAGGAACTTTTATTGTAACAAAGGTTAGCGATAAAGTTTTTGTTGGTAAGAATATTATACACGTTGATGTTTTCAAGAGAAATGACGAACGCACTATTTACAATATGATTTACCAAGACGGTAAAAACGGCATAGCTTACGTAAAAAGATTTTTCGTCAAGGGAATTGTCAGAGACAGAACGTACAGCCTGACAAGCGATAAACCAGGCACTAAGGTGCTTTACTTTACTGCAAATCCGAATGGCGAAGCCGAAATTGTAAAGGTTCAGCTTAAACCCGCTCCGCGCTTGAAAAAACTTGATTTTGAATTTGATTTCTCCGAATTAGCTATTAAGGGCAGAACTTCAAAAGGTAACATATTGAGCCGCAAAGCTGTAAGAAAAATCACTCAAAAAGAAAAAGGTGTTTCCACACTTGATGCCATCAGCATTTGGTACGATGATGCAGTATTAAGACTTAATACTGAAGAAAGAGGAAAATATTTAGGCGATTTTGACGAAGACGAAAAGATTATCACAGTCAATAAAAATGGTGAGATTAGACTTATGACCTACGAACTTACAAACCGTTTTGACGATGACTTGATTTTGATTGAAAAGTACAATCCCGAAGTGCCCATCACTTCCATTTATTATTACGCCGCCAGAAAAACCTTTTTCATCAAACGTTTTATGTTGGAAGATACCGACAAAAAGCAAATAGCTTTTCCTGATGACGAAGGCAATTATTTTGAAAATATCTCCATCGATAAGTATCCGGTCATTAATATTCAGTTCGACCATAAAGTGAATAAAAAACAAATAGAACCCGAAACCATTAAAGTAAAGGATATTGTTGATGTAATGAATATTAAAGCAAAAGGTAAAAGGATTTCGCAAAATGCAATAAGAGATATTATTTGGCTTGAACCCGAACCCGATGAAGATGAAAAGAAAGACGAAGCTATAGACAATGAAGTTGAGACTTCTGAAACAGAAATCGAAATTGAAACTGAAACAAAGGTTGAAAATACGAATGAAGCAAAATCGGAAAGTTTTGATGAAGATATCGATGAGAAAAGTAAAGATACCGAAAAACACAAGGGTAAACAAATGACTTTATTCGATTAATATTTGTAAACAAAAAAGTTTGCTATGTACGCTAAAAAAACATTTAAACTTGCTATTATCGCTATTGTTTTACTGATAACTTACAGTTGTTCAGTTGAATACAAAGTGGCAAGAGATTTTGTTAAAAACAGGAGTAAGGTCGATATTTTACTTATGGTCGATCCTTTTGTCGATATGTACAATCAAACAGTAGAGATAGATTCAACCCTATACTACACCGATTACCAATTAGATTCAATTGCGTGGTATAACTCCAAAATTGTTCAATTTGTCGACAGAGACAGATTTATTAACACTTACAAAAACAAATTGACAACTGAATTGAAAAGATATGGTGTTAGGGTTGTTGAAGAAGATAGTATTAACTCGTATTTCAACTCCGAAAGCAAAAGCAGCTGGTTAGTAAACGTGTCGGAATTTCAAGTTATGGAATCGTATTTTTACCAACCTGTTTTTAAGATGGATGCTACCGAATACGACGATGAGTACGTTAAGTTATACAGTTTGGATTTTTCTTTATGGTTTGAAATAACTAAAATGAACTCCAATATTAACGAAAAACTCAATCTCGATGGATACGTTGAAGAATATATTGAACAAGATACTTATTACGACATCAATTATATAAACAGAATTTTACCGGATGATTTATACAATATCGCCGACTCCTACGGCGAAATGCACGCTCAATATATTTTCGATTATTTGCTAAACAATTATATCAAGCGAAACACAAGACCCGACACTACAAAAAATTATTATTTCCACTACGAGCCTACATTTAATCTGCTTTTCAAAACTACCGATAAATAACTTGTCCTATTTACCTTATTAAGTTTATAAACTTATAAAACAGCATAAACAAAATAGCTATCGATAACAACACCAACAGTTTATTCTGAAGTGTTTTGTCGATATTTCTTGCGGCTTTGGTTCCAAAAAACACTCCTAACATCGCTCCTACGGCAATTAGCAAGCCTATTTTAAAGTTAACCAAACCGTTTACCGAAAGACTTATCAGTCCGGAAGTAGAAGAAAAAACCACAAAAAACAAACTTGTGCTGACTGCTTTTTT from the Lentimicrobiaceae bacterium genome contains:
- a CDS encoding BatA domain-containing protein gives rise to the protein MYFLHPNILYGLFLIAIPIIIHFFNFRRYKKIYFSNVEIIKKLDKKTEKRRKLKQILILISRILAISFFVFAFARPVFKNHDAEKIAESRKAITLFIDNSYSMDANSGNISLLTVAKQYSKQIIDAYNTDDIFQVLTCDFESKHQRYYNKEEINLLINDINFTSKRKTISEVYQRIKSIQQQNKVNNVTLYVISDFQKNAFDFENLPPDSTMSVYFIPVKSTSKNNLHVDSVWFETPFIQANTTLKLNVLLTNSSDQKIEKIPLRLYINGQQKSISSIDINPEEKKVVEVPFSTGNNSLIYGHFEIDDYPITFDDKLYFACRLNPTTNLLVINDLNANVFLNKLYANDSLINYEVQNIKSLNYTNLNKHNTIILNELSTLTSGFINEIAKYVEHGGNLVILPSAKSNPEIYKNLTTSLKTANYSSLDTTKIAISSLQSSSPLFQNVFQKDVQSQSDLGSVSKYFNFSNIPYSALEIMQLTNQKPFLLAQKSGDGYVYLFATAMNTNHTDFVGNPLFVPTFYNIAINTPASYNLYYTIGNTQVCDVKTEVPITEKNIELKAINKNIVSKPDVVKVGNIAKISINNDIIDADNYYLLQNNEAIATLAFNYNRLESDLKTFSKTEINDNVKKLSFSDKDVLYEKEINIKDVIISREKGNEVWKICIIMALAMLLIEILLIRLLK
- a CDS encoding DUF4838 domain-containing protein; the encoded protein is MNINVFKIASIIALWLFGISSFAQNLAIVKDNKSDYVIIVSQSASQSDITAAEYLQEYIFKSTGVVVPSLKETEQQNQNVISIGNTLLLSKTKNKTKDSYQEDEFQIFADNNNLFFVGGTDKGTLYGVIEFIEKYLNSYVLAPDVEIVAELKEIVIPENINLNDKPYNVFRNVNGSFVDNEKYKNWMRLDNVYEVFGNNYYVHTFNNLIPWEKYYKLYPDLYAYYNDKHFPTQLCLSNPEVLNRAITKLKHEMFKQPDRKYWSVSQNDNDSYCKCEKCTRTIEKEGSPSGLLLQFVNNIAAEFPDKIISTLAYSYTRKAPKYTKPAKNVQIVLCTIELNRSMPIAEDPSSASFVEDIKQWSALTDNIMIWDYTVDFAHFSYPFPNLHVLQPNIKFFNEYNVKSHFQQTNTLIGHEMSELKSYLIARLLWNPDINFDSTKQVFIEKYFGDASKYILEYVNTLEKELLKSGDKLNIYEHPTSHENTIYSEKNLKYYNKLFDKAEKAVKNNPYVYQRVKVARLPIQYTVMEIGKKHLLGKRGWYNKKNKDYIIKEEMLAVLDDFYNTCKNNNVRNLNESRLTPKKYYDMTMRFLRIYTKDNLAFEKKITSKVAASAKYSKGDVQLLTNGVRGSNDYNVHWIGWENEDTKLILDLEKNVSFDSIIISSMYYPQSWILHPQSIECLVSEDGINYTSVGKYAPGLIQKDEENIKDFVFTGKFNNIKYVSFDVKGTKIMPDWHYAAGGKSWFFFDEIIIK
- a CDS encoding sugar phosphate nucleotidyltransferase codes for the protein MKPTLVILAAGMGSRFGGLKQIDAFGPNGETIIDYSIFDAIRSGYGKIVFIIRKHFEKEFNEIIIDKVRKHINVDYVFQELDYLPEGYVLPAEREKPWGTGHALLCVKNIVNEPFTVINGDDFYGFEAFKVMSDFLSNLSESQQNMFSMVAYQVGNTLSENGVVSRGVCNTSSDDTLISVTERTNIKNYNGTIGYIDENGNMVALDSNSKVSMNFWGFTPLYFELTQPLFIDFLDKNINTPKSEFYIPSAIDLLIKSNKASVKVLTSDAKWFGVTYKEDKPTVVNKIRELVDNKIYPSKLF
- a CDS encoding DNA gyrase/topoisomerase IV subunit A, whose product is MSFDDLDDTFETFDEQDDSNEMLESDDGKSAGNSDEFVQTTYLSGMYKNWFLDYASYVILERAVPEMPDGLKSVQRRILHSMYELEDGRYNKVANIIGNTMKYHPHGDASIGDALVQLGQKDLLVDTQGNWGNILTGDSAAAPRYIEARLSKLVLDIAFNPKITEWKPSYDGRNDEPVHLPIKFPVLLAQGAEGIAVGLASKILPHNFNELIDASVAFLQNKPFVLYPDFPTGGMADVSKYNDGLRGGRVRIRSKINQIDKRTLSITEIPFGITTSSLIDSIISANDKGKIKIRKIDDNTAQNVEIIIHLPAGVSPDQTIDALYAFTYCERSESPNACVILDKKPQFIGVSDLLKYFTLNTKKLLEIELGIRAKELMESILYNSLEKIFIENRIYHQIEECETWESVLQTIDEGLEPYKSQFYREITEDDLVKLTEIKIKRISKYNSFKADEITKKYADELKQVQYDISNITDYTISYYKKIKEKYGKGRERKTELRSFDTIEATTVAAANEKLYVNREEGFIGTGIKKDEYVCECSSIDDIIVFHEEGTFIVTKVSDKVFVGKNIIHVDVFKRNDERTIYNMIYQDGKNGIAYVKRFFVKGIVRDRTYSLTSDKPGTKVLYFTANPNGEAEIVKVQLKPAPRLKKLDFEFDFSELAIKGRTSKGNILSRKAVRKITQKEKGVSTLDAISIWYDDAVLRLNTEERGKYLGDFDEDEKIITVNKNGEIRLMTYELTNRFDDDLILIEKYNPEVPITSIYYYAARKTFFIKRFMLEDTDKKQIAFPDDEGNYFENISIDKYPVINIQFDHKVNKKQIEPETIKVKDIVDVMNIKAKGKRISQNAIRDIIWLEPEPDEDEKKDEAIDNEVETSETEIEIETETKVENTNEAKSESFDEDIDEKSKDTEKHKGKQMTLFD
- a CDS encoding ROK family transcriptional regulator — protein: MYTTILLPQDANKKFVHERKRQLKLEILRFLYKNGSQSIPDLSGNLEHSTPTITRAVESLIDEDNLVINLGEGVSKGGRRPNYYGLNPEAKYILALDISRYYTKICLYDFVCNPKIEVKTINEGFETTNDILSFIKVEVNKYLSDSKIDTDKIVGAGIAIPGLINIKTGMSYTYLKEDEPAHVIFKDLLNIPAFVINDTKAMTLSELYFGKANGKKNVLYLTVGSGVGLGIIVNGKLYHGTSGYTGEFGHIQVQPDGKLCSCGKIGCLETVASGRVLIENIINDLSKGSDSIIRNMVNDDFSSIDANTVTKAAQKGDFFSIQKLAEIGERLGQGITTLIHLFNPEMIIIGGDLAVAGNFITDPIQHSINKYALQKIKRDANIVASEIGENTTLMGAYANTMNAIFNVS